The following coding sequences are from one Leptolyngbya sp. NIES-3755 window:
- a CDS encoding hypothetical protein (conserved hypothetical protein;~similar to AA sequence:cyanobase_aa:LBDG_25930) produces the protein MQITLDIPEELLTRLNAIEQNLPEVLELGLDELTARPQPGFTGFAEVLEFLANLPTPEEILALRPSETLQAQIDQLAEKHKAEALTPQEKQLWQQYEYLEHLIGMAKAKAFLKLRSSAIA, from the coding sequence ATGCAAATCACACTGGACATTCCTGAAGAACTTTTAACTCGACTAAATGCGATCGAGCAAAATCTGCCGGAAGTCCTGGAATTAGGACTAGACGAACTAACTGCTAGACCTCAACCGGGATTTACAGGCTTTGCAGAAGTTTTGGAATTCCTTGCTAATCTCCCGACCCCAGAAGAAATCTTGGCTCTACGCCCCTCAGAAACTCTACAAGCCCAAATCGATCAGCTTGCCGAAAAGCATAAAGCTGAAGCACTCACGCCTCAAGAGAAGCAACTTTGGCAACAGTATGAATACCTTGAGCATTTAATTGGCATGGCAAAAGCAAAAGCTTTTCTCAAACTGAGATCTAGCG